The following are encoded together in the Clostridium sp. BJN0013 genome:
- a CDS encoding Ig-like domain-containing protein: MYSYDISNATKYKISDVKTKFINATSDYLIFYTGLDGVLYKSTNSAGQTAIPMSVVTNIAQKASSTGISYKSTSDILTILCALDDDNIYYTSNADKGKIYRLDQTGNGYKLVDDSADYMNIINSILYYIKNGKAYTASLTGSSSQKGTAVTKPKLTVKVSSIEPLPSFTTSDINTFSFPDRVSCIMSDGNIQEVVVNWDKTIPSPKKGVYTFKGTLLGYGNKVNISVVLDSGTIDVTNNNVVVTNNVGSTDTVAVFNLTPGDIIGVYNDYTATKALKSATADANGNVNITGLNLDASGGYLYLTITKSGKAEGQKITVPYGPEAPTNFTIDAQNGKITGLKSGYKYKVYLDSKDSSGKLPSISSANLLNSTPLSVDSSGTISIDLKTPIGNSTSLMLRLVAVSDTTSASSNPSAAVEVGKQVVPDYVSTDLNLGRITGTTNSMQYSYDGSTGWTDCTNGTTPISMTRSLQVFVKVKANGPYLESESKQLPLFPAPVVTGTTDGSTYATAPTIGWPVDDTSTSTTYSIKLEKGTTGSDGSITYSTNGVTQPTATVVGSVNTYNLANSISSSSVIGDNYRLTVTATRNSGGQTGYAETIINFVVSSAKPAPVNITFTETPGTKIWNDSNSDGIVDSGEIVDVTSSDPLTYYQATPSWNDVAGTYSTATIKMTHTASGNEGAVKYQALISPVPAEVAFVKGTTITQNGQYTLKIITTNRENGAITETTKNFRVQNIDRALSPTVENVTEGGVYTSLTNGISIVDKTNCITTSTIMRDGYITGYTPGTVLTVNGNYVLILNTTNNINGATTEKRITFTINSGATAPTGVEFSFDTNALTNVTTDEEYSLNGGGSWTPVTSSGDQILTSSEINILNNDPNNKILIRYRANRSTPASAPQIITLTKPNAPSGVTFSFDGTDAGKLKNATTHMEYSLNGGTSWTAITGDSPSLSLEVSSITASNDIRVRIKAAGTSKASDPQIIDIIQAAPPSVTSSIGTSGDVTINGATSSMQYSRDGGGTWIDASSSISISSMSAGDTIQIRNKASGTAMAGSPTVITVQASPAAVIDYSAEQITGVTSAMEWSEDGTIWTPVSGTSINLRNIISAHGSSSKVIYVRNKATSTTLGLSKTVTVDARPETPTSIDVSASSSPEKTSINAATTLEYRIVDSVGTVKQDWTEGTGSSEESTVTVIEGDKVQVRVKAISGSSFASDYYEHSLTAAQIGS, translated from the coding sequence TTGTATAGTTATGATATATCAAATGCTACAAAGTATAAAATAAGTGATGTAAAGACTAAATTTATAAATGCTACATCAGATTATCTTATATTTTATACCGGATTAGATGGAGTTTTGTATAAATCCACCAATTCTGCGGGACAAACTGCCATTCCAATGTCTGTGGTTACAAATATAGCTCAGAAGGCTTCAAGTACCGGTATCAGTTACAAATCCACCAGTGATATACTAACTATATTGTGTGCTTTAGATGATGATAATATTTATTACACAAGTAATGCAGATAAAGGTAAAATATACAGATTAGATCAAACTGGCAATGGATATAAGCTGGTGGATGATTCTGCAGATTATATGAATATAATAAACAGCATTCTTTATTATATAAAAAATGGGAAAGCATATACTGCATCTTTAACTGGCAGCAGCAGTCAGAAGGGGACAGCTGTGACAAAGCCGAAGCTTACCGTGAAAGTATCTTCTATAGAGCCACTACCTTCATTTACAACATCAGATATAAATACTTTTAGTTTTCCAGATAGAGTTTCCTGTATAATGAGTGACGGAAATATACAAGAAGTTGTAGTTAATTGGGATAAAACTATACCAAGTCCTAAAAAAGGAGTGTATACTTTTAAAGGAACTTTATTGGGATATGGAAACAAGGTTAATATATCTGTGGTGCTGGATTCTGGTACTATAGATGTTACAAATAATAATGTTGTAGTTACAAATAATGTAGGAAGTACTGATACAGTAGCTGTATTTAACTTAACTCCGGGAGATATTATTGGCGTATATAATGATTATACAGCTACAAAGGCACTGAAATCAGCAACTGCTGATGCCAATGGCAATGTTAATATTACTGGATTGAATTTAGATGCTAGCGGTGGATACTTATATTTAACTATAACTAAAAGTGGAAAAGCTGAAGGACAAAAGATTACAGTACCTTATGGTCCGGAAGCTCCAACAAACTTTACAATAGATGCACAGAATGGTAAAATTACTGGACTAAAATCAGGGTACAAGTATAAAGTTTATCTAGATAGCAAAGATAGTAGTGGAAAACTGCCTAGCATAAGTTCAGCCAATCTTTTGAATAGTACACCACTTTCTGTAGATTCCAGCGGAACTATAAGTATAGATTTAAAAACACCGATAGGAAATTCTACAAGTCTGATGCTGAGACTTGTTGCCGTTAGCGATACTACATCGGCTTCCAGCAATCCATCAGCTGCAGTAGAAGTAGGAAAACAAGTTGTTCCAGATTATGTATCCACAGATTTGAATCTTGGAAGAATTACAGGAACTACTAATTCCATGCAGTATAGTTATGATGGCAGTACGGGGTGGACTGACTGTACCAATGGAACTACTCCTATTTCCATGACCAGATCATTACAGGTATTTGTTAAAGTGAAGGCTAATGGACCTTATTTGGAGAGTGAGTCTAAACAGCTGCCACTATTCCCGGCACCTGTGGTAACAGGAACTACAGATGGAAGTACCTATGCTACAGCACCTACCATAGGCTGGCCTGTGGATGATACAAGTACGAGTACAACTTATAGTATAAAACTAGAAAAAGGAACAACTGGCTCTGATGGTAGCATAACCTATTCAACTAATGGTGTGACACAACCGACAGCTACTGTAGTAGGCAGTGTTAATACTTATAATCTGGCAAATTCTATATCTTCATCATCAGTAATAGGGGATAACTACAGATTAACAGTAACAGCAACTAGAAATTCTGGAGGACAAACAGGATATGCTGAAACAATTATAAACTTTGTAGTTAGCTCTGCTAAACCAGCACCAGTTAATATAACCTTTACTGAAACTCCAGGAACTAAAATATGGAATGACAGCAATAGTGATGGTATAGTAGATTCAGGAGAAATAGTAGATGTTACATCTTCAGATCCATTAACTTATTATCAGGCAACACCATCCTGGAATGATGTGGCTGGAACTTACAGTACAGCTACTATTAAAATGACACACACTGCATCAGGCAATGAGGGAGCTGTAAAATACCAGGCTCTAATATCACCGGTACCAGCTGAAGTAGCTTTTGTTAAGGGAACTACCATAACTCAAAATGGACAATATACACTTAAAATCATAACTACCAACAGAGAAAACGGAGCAATTACTGAAACTACTAAAAATTTTAGAGTTCAAAATATTGATAGGGCACTTTCTCCAACGGTAGAGAATGTAACTGAAGGAGGCGTTTATACAAGCCTTACAAATGGAATAAGTATAGTGGATAAGACAAATTGTATAACTACGTCTACTATAATGAGAGATGGATATATAACAGGATATACTCCAGGTACTGTATTAACAGTTAATGGAAATTATGTATTGATTCTGAATACAACCAATAATATAAATGGAGCTACCACTGAAAAGAGGATTACATTTACAATAAATAGTGGAGCTACAGCGCCAACAGGAGTTGAGTTCTCATTTGATACTAATGCTCTTACTAACGTTACTACAGATGAAGAGTACAGCTTAAATGGAGGAGGGTCATGGACTCCAGTAACGTCATCAGGTGATCAAATACTTACATCGTCTGAAATAAATATATTAAATAATGATCCTAACAATAAAATTTTAATCAGATATAGGGCTAATAGAAGTACACCAGCTTCGGCTCCTCAAATTATTACTTTAACTAAACCAAATGCACCAAGTGGAGTTACATTCTCCTTTGATGGAACGGATGCAGGTAAATTGAAGAATGCAACAACTCACATGGAGTATTCCTTAAATGGAGGAACTAGTTGGACAGCTATTACTGGTGATAGTCCAAGTTTATCATTAGAAGTATCCAGTATTACAGCTTCTAATGATATAAGAGTACGTATAAAAGCAGCGGGCACTAGTAAAGCATCAGATCCACAGATTATTGATATTATTCAGGCTGCACCGCCAAGTGTAACATCCTCTATAGGTACCAGTGGAGATGTAACAATAAATGGTGCAACATCGTCAATGCAATACAGCAGAGATGGAGGAGGTACGTGGATAGATGCTTCATCATCAATATCCATTTCTTCTATGTCAGCAGGTGATACTATTCAGATAAGAAATAAAGCATCAGGTACTGCAATGGCAGGAAGTCCTACTGTTATAACTGTACAGGCATCACCAGCGGCTGTTATAGACTATTCAGCAGAGCAGATAACAGGCGTTACCAGTGCCATGGAATGGTCAGAGGATGGAACTATATGGACACCTGTCAGCGGAACTTCAATTAACTTAAGAAATATTATATCAGCACATGGTTCATCTAGTAAAGTTATATATGTAAGAAATAAAGCAACTTCCACAACATTAGGATTGAGTAAAACTGTAACTGTTGATGCAAGACCTGAGACACCAACAAGTATAGATGTTTCAGCAAGTTCAAGCCCAGAAAAAACATCAATAAATGCCGCTACCACTTTAGAATATAGAATAGTAGACAGTGTCGGTACTGTAAAACAGGATTGGACAGAGGGAACGGGAAGTTCAGAAGAGAGCACAGTAACAGTAATTGAAGGCGATAAAGTTCAAGTAAGAGTTAAAGCAATTAGTGGAAGTTCTTTTGCAAGTGATTACTATGAGCATTCATTGACAGCGGCACAGATAGGGAGCTAA
- a CDS encoding Ig-like domain-containing protein has protein sequence MNKVIKKAAFILICAVIYSISCGVFSVSAAEDVNDMGTRVISNVNKIWTVKFKSPVDIDSLNNSVSIRDVTGGADVDISISAGEDENSASINPPSGGYKLSHNYTLTIDKSAKSKSGQSLPKSVILSFNVASKDNNGYTASANITVSPVLPIFKQINVSTDLPSAAKYKIEGNNNLFDVGSNMVLFASQDTVKVYLYDNKQNLLGTSTLDVSATKNNISMNITLAD, from the coding sequence TTGAATAAAGTTATAAAAAAAGCTGCTTTTATTTTGATATGTGCAGTGATTTACTCTATTTCCTGCGGTGTATTCAGTGTTTCGGCAGCAGAAGATGTTAATGATATGGGAACTAGGGTTATAAGCAATGTGAATAAAATATGGACGGTAAAATTTAAATCACCAGTAGACATTGATTCTTTAAATAATAGTGTCAGTATAAGAGATGTTACTGGTGGAGCCGATGTTGACATAAGTATTTCTGCAGGAGAGGATGAAAATTCTGCAAGTATCAATCCGCCTTCCGGGGGATATAAATTATCACATAACTATACGCTCACTATAGATAAAAGTGCTAAATCTAAAAGTGGACAGAGTTTGCCAAAATCCGTTATATTGAGTTTTAATGTAGCTTCTAAGGATAATAACGGATATACTGCTTCAGCCAACATAACAGTTTCTCCAGTTCTTCCTATATTTAAGCAAATAAATGTGTCTACTGATTTACCTTCTGCTGCCAAATATAAGATAGAAGGTAATAATAACTTATTTGATGTTGGAAGTAATATGGTTTTATTTGCATCACAAGACACAGTAAAAGTTTATCTATATGATAATAAACAAAATCTGTTGGGTACTTCTACACTGGATGTAAGTGCCACTAAAAATAATATCAGCATGAATATAACTTTGGCAGATTAA
- a CDS encoding cell wall-binding repeat-containing protein: MIRKRKQILTLILASVISSTLCYKVNAAYPTRKRLAGEDRYITSLKVAQDGWDSSYYAVLACGEDYPDALSSVPLAKKYDAPILLTHRTYIDSSIVEELKSLKVGKVFIIGGTASISDTILNQLNSLGIQTERIGGVDRYDTSVKIAQKFGKVDTLTVASGEDYADAISIGSAAGAMGVPVLLVPKNIMPEGTKSYIQELNTVINSDYSNKQKGQTTNSSNEGEFRNIKVFVVGDNSVVSDNVAREFENTFKDDVTNEQFGYVERITGSDKYERNINVIARFLEKSTGDPVEYDDNDDDYTNTNYSTEDDLFSLNNIFVASGEGFADALSGAAEAAKNRAPVILSGASNSSLIKDLILTKIPNYNNDSINPEYITILGGEGVLPDSRIRDIFGYIIGDKNASTGDSSITTFQDSKLEKLIRDKVGKPTGTLSYSDLKGITSLNLSNEGITDISGLENCVNLKSLDLSYNQIEKVNPLLKLYDIKDLNLSHNKISDVSYLSNLTSLEQLNLSDNNISDLSHSRENTKDDDDSDYDKTSDSVFKNMTHLAFLDLSNSNVKYISRNSINSSDLDELEYLIRLTSLNLKGTSVGSLTNLKELETLTTLNLSDTSVSNLDPLKELTDLTYLDLSDNGRIDGDDLKPLQYLTKLKYLNLSNNRIDDLTYLKGLKNLNTLYLEDNPIQDYTPILFYEKSLYYRDFDISSISGDVTYSKDSTIDGLIKSQISDFEDVYEYGDYDKLRFRVLYRPYDTGAYSDTLKGLKQEMDWLQQEIASGGMSSLELKNVNDDLTSVENEISDVSKKDVMNSEVANLENQLSSCYDAKDMEKVINKINYKYADYRYDYYRTLIDRCTDDIQNIKAQIQLIGLQGSGYSGTNTIDSLQNMLEEKQKNKDFAEEKINMYDRYRNFFNAVNSVLEQN, encoded by the coding sequence AAGTTCTGTACCACTGGCAAAAAAATACGATGCACCAATACTTTTAACCCACAGAACCTATATAGATTCTTCTATAGTTGAGGAGCTTAAAAGTCTTAAAGTGGGAAAAGTATTTATAATAGGGGGAACAGCTTCTATAAGTGATACCATTTTAAATCAGTTAAATTCTCTTGGTATACAAACAGAGAGAATAGGAGGGGTGGACAGATATGATACTTCCGTGAAAATTGCCCAAAAATTTGGAAAAGTAGACACACTTACAGTAGCTTCGGGAGAGGATTATGCAGATGCCATATCCATAGGTTCTGCAGCTGGGGCAATGGGAGTTCCGGTGCTTCTGGTACCTAAAAATATTATGCCAGAGGGCACTAAAAGTTACATACAAGAATTAAATACTGTAATAAATTCAGATTACAGTAATAAACAAAAAGGGCAGACCACAAACAGCAGCAATGAAGGGGAATTCAGGAATATAAAAGTTTTTGTGGTAGGTGACAACAGCGTAGTAAGTGATAATGTAGCAAGAGAATTTGAAAACACCTTTAAAGATGATGTCACTAATGAACAATTTGGATATGTGGAGAGAATAACAGGTAGCGATAAATATGAGAGAAATATAAATGTAATAGCCAGATTTCTTGAAAAATCTACTGGTGATCCTGTAGAATATGATGATAATGATGATGACTATACTAATACAAATTATTCAACTGAAGATGATTTATTCAGTTTAAACAACATATTTGTAGCATCAGGAGAGGGCTTTGCAGATGCACTGTCGGGAGCAGCAGAAGCAGCTAAAAATAGAGCACCTGTCATACTTTCAGGTGCCTCAAATTCAAGCCTTATAAAAGATCTTATTTTAACTAAAATACCTAATTATAATAATGACAGTATTAACCCTGAATATATTACAATTTTAGGGGGAGAGGGAGTACTGCCAGACTCCAGGATAAGGGATATATTTGGATATATAATCGGGGATAAAAATGCAAGTACGGGAGATTCATCTATCACTACTTTTCAGGATTCCAAACTGGAAAAACTTATAAGGGATAAGGTTGGAAAACCTACTGGAACTCTCTCTTATTCGGATTTAAAGGGTATTACATCTTTAAATTTAAGCAATGAAGGTATAACAGATATAAGTGGACTTGAAAATTGTGTGAATTTAAAGAGTCTGGATTTAAGTTATAACCAGATAGAAAAGGTGAATCCTCTTTTGAAGCTGTATGACATTAAGGATCTTAATTTAAGCCATAATAAAATATCAGATGTTTCATATTTGTCTAACCTTACAAGTTTGGAGCAATTGAATTTAAGTGATAATAATATAAGTGATCTCAGTCATTCAAGAGAAAATACCAAAGATGATGATGATTCGGATTATGATAAAACAAGTGACAGTGTGTTTAAAAATATGACCCATCTGGCATTTTTGGATTTAAGCAATTCAAATGTGAAGTATATTTCTAGAAATTCTATAAACAGTTCCGATTTGGATGAATTGGAGTATTTGATAAGGCTTACCTCTTTGAACTTAAAAGGGACAAGTGTAGGTAGTCTTACTAATTTAAAAGAGCTTGAAACCCTGACCACCTTGAATTTAAGTGATACAAGTGTAAGTAATCTGGATCCTCTAAAGGAATTAACGGATTTAACTTATCTGGATCTAAGTGATAATGGCAGAATAGATGGAGATGATTTAAAACCGCTGCAATATTTAACCAAGTTAAAATATCTAAATTTAAGTAATAATAGAATTGATGATTTAACCTATTTAAAAGGACTGAAAAATTTAAATACATTATATTTAGAAGATAATCCAATACAGGACTATACTCCAATACTTTTTTATGAGAAGTCTCTTTATTACAGAGATTTTGATATAAGTTCCATAAGTGGAGATGTCACATATTCCAAAGATTCCACTATAGATGGGTTAATAAAAAGTCAGATAAGTGATTTTGAAGATGTTTATGAATATGGTGACTATGATAAACTTAGGTTCAGAGTACTCTATCGTCCTTATGATACAGGAGCCTATAGTGATACACTTAAAGGTCTTAAACAGGAGATGGACTGGCTCCAGCAGGAAATAGCTTCAGGAGGAATGTCTTCTTTGGAGCTTAAAAATGTAAATGATGATTTAACCAGTGTTGAAAATGAAATATCAGATGTTAGTAAAAAGGATGTTATGAATTCAGAAGTAGCGAATTTGGAAAATCAGCTTTCTTCATGTTACGATGCAAAAGACATGGAAAAAGTAATCAATAAAATTAATTATAAATATGCAGATTACAGGTATGACTATTATAGGACTTTGATAGATAGATGTACAGATGATATACAAAATATAAAAGCTCAAATTCAATTAATTGGACTTCAAGGCTCTGGTTACAGCGGCACTAACACCATTGACAGTCTCCAGAATATGCTGGAGGAAAAACAAAAAAATAAAGATTTTGCAGAAGAAAAGATAAATATGTATGATAGATACAGAAATTTTTTCAATGCTGTAAATTCAGTGTTGGAACAAAATTAA
- a CDS encoding Ig-like domain-containing protein yields the protein MYNLKPKHVLKSKKMALFVTSLAISGALGTVKVYAAPEVERYSGINRYETAAKVCDAGWDTADYAVIVNGENYPDALAAAPLAAKYDAPILLTGADTLNAYTSSEISRLNVKNVFIVGGKGVVSQSIEDSLKSRDIKVTRLSGDDRYETALAVAKKVGKSKEVVLVNGNDFRDGMTIASIAALKEMPIILTQGTYMPADVKKYLNNTSKMDQVYVVGDSNTISDGAISSLSNVKRIGTGNAYNKNVSVIEAFAGEIDTSTLYIASAKDFPDSLGASALAYKISSPVLFVDSPMDQATATFLKNHIVNKLKVLGGSGAISYDLETIARNLPLEVGSTNNFTDTIWQDEEYTPRSTVVVIATDGSRKEVPVEWNLTNINTTKPGIYTFTGTLSGSDKTVYTTLTVKPLPYKIDNLTETASSKASYKLPTTVPAQMTDGTTDEVAVNWDYGTQSGNKPGVYIFNGTVDKYSKKVKLTLTITAGSTKTIKSIANIKVTRAKKSDYTRPTTVKAIMSDGSTESVAVTWGNETKYGTGVYTYEGTVSGYSKKVKLMLIVTGEGGTDPNDPNYPDNPDNPDDSKDLGELDAIMQDESYPTTVEYPEGTKNYVAVTWTEAVSIDSNFEDSSEYIDDCRIAKFTLKGTLKDGTEVKATIGIIPRIVTLNVDGGTSNVPAIVINVDRSDYPSGVFNMSDLSERINVVIKKPDGTREAKKVHVLLWNPPVIDISDSNTYYVTATIKYYSSPVTVTIRVTD from the coding sequence ATGTATAATTTAAAACCCAAACACGTACTTAAAAGTAAAAAGATGGCTTTATTTGTCACATCTCTGGCAATTTCAGGTGCTCTAGGAACTGTAAAAGTATATGCAGCACCAGAAGTTGAGAGGTACAGCGGCATAAATAGATATGAAACAGCAGCCAAGGTCTGTGATGCGGGATGGGATACTGCGGATTATGCTGTAATAGTAAATGGAGAAAATTATCCTGATGCCCTTGCAGCAGCTCCCCTTGCAGCAAAATATGATGCACCTATACTTTTGACCGGGGCAGATACTTTAAATGCCTATACATCCTCTGAAATAAGCAGGTTAAATGTAAAAAATGTTTTTATAGTGGGAGGAAAAGGCGTAGTATCCCAAAGTATAGAGGATTCACTAAAGTCAAGAGATATAAAAGTTACAAGACTTTCAGGGGATGACAGATATGAAACAGCCCTGGCAGTGGCTAAAAAGGTGGGTAAATCCAAGGAAGTAGTCCTTGTAAATGGAAATGATTTTAGAGACGGCATGACCATAGCTTCCATAGCTGCCTTAAAAGAAATGCCTATAATATTGACACAGGGCACATATATGCCAGCGGATGTTAAAAAATATTTAAACAATACCTCTAAAATGGATCAGGTATATGTAGTGGGAGATTCAAATACCATAAGTGATGGGGCTATAAGCAGTCTTTCCAATGTGAAGAGAATAGGTACGGGCAATGCCTACAATAAAAATGTAAGTGTCATAGAAGCCTTTGCAGGGGAAATAGATACAAGCACTCTTTACATAGCCTCTGCTAAGGATTTTCCTGATTCTCTGGGAGCATCAGCACTGGCATACAAAATCTCATCACCGGTATTGTTTGTGGATAGTCCCATGGATCAGGCTACTGCAACTTTTCTAAAAAATCATATAGTTAATAAATTAAAAGTACTGGGAGGTTCAGGGGCCATAAGTTATGATTTAGAAACTATTGCTAGAAATTTGCCTCTGGAGGTAGGAAGCACAAATAATTTTACAGATACCATATGGCAGGATGAAGAATATACTCCAAGATCCACTGTAGTGGTAATTGCAACAGATGGAAGTAGAAAGGAAGTTCCTGTGGAGTGGAATTTAACCAATATAAACACCACAAAACCTGGAATTTATACTTTTACGGGAACTTTAAGCGGTAGTGACAAGACTGTATATACTACCCTTACAGTAAAACCCCTTCCCTATAAAATTGATAACTTAACTGAAACTGCAAGTAGTAAAGCAAGTTATAAACTGCCAACTACTGTTCCTGCCCAGATGACAGATGGTACTACAGATGAAGTGGCTGTAAACTGGGATTATGGAACGCAATCTGGAAACAAGCCGGGAGTCTATATATTTAATGGCACAGTGGACAAGTACAGTAAAAAGGTTAAACTTACTTTGACAATTACTGCAGGTTCTACAAAAACCATAAAGAGTATTGCAAATATAAAGGTAACTAGAGCTAAAAAGTCTGATTATACTCGCCCAACTACAGTAAAAGCTATAATGAGTGACGGCTCTACTGAAAGCGTGGCTGTGACCTGGGGAAATGAAACCAAGTATGGTACTGGAGTATATACCTATGAAGGAACTGTAAGTGGATACAGCAAAAAAGTGAAACTTATGCTTATAGTTACAGGAGAAGGAGGAACTGATCCAAATGATCCAAACTATCCAGATAATCCTGATAACCCGGATGATTCAAAAGATTTAGGAGAATTGGATGCTATAATGCAGGACGAGTCTTATCCAACTACAGTAGAATATCCTGAAGGAACAAAAAATTATGTGGCAGTTACTTGGACAGAGGCCGTTAGTATTGATTCTAATTTTGAGGATAGTAGTGAATATATAGATGACTGTAGGATTGCCAAGTTTACTTTAAAGGGTACTTTAAAGGATGGCACAGAGGTAAAAGCCACCATAGGAATTATACCGAGAATTGTTACACTTAATGTAGATGGCGGCACAAGCAATGTACCAGCTATAGTCATAAATGTTGACAGAAGTGATTATCCAAGTGGAGTGTTTAATATGAGTGATTTATCAGAAAGGATAAATGTAGTTATAAAGAAACCGGATGGTACTAGAGAGGCAAAGAAGGTACATGTTCTCCTATGGAATCCACCAGTTATAGATATAAGTGATTCAAATACTTATTATGTTACGGCAACTATAAAATATTATAGTTCACCGGTAACAGTTACAATTAGAGTCACCGATTAA
- a CDS encoding DUF5050 domain-containing protein has product MNKIKMLVITSAVILGTSCTVKAVLPANSIVVGSNVYNLTYLTTHSGVMQTVNDEIMNNLGSIYYVGSDGNAMDIFTGSTVSDSQIAAKSGNTLTYTTQYGTTQKILADASGEFQTPTDQNSTMYAIANINYKQLSAGFYVFNFKISQLTGVSNAAYFRAANSGLVSLTDTATYVGALSSGDQIHIYASDGITELAFGTIGLNTSSGTTGQQNLNITLTSTVATDPADESIKGNTAVNIVNTGIAAVDENNQWIYYSNTADKNKLYRQSVTGADNYVISDDNVKYINVVGDWVYYSNYDDNGAIYKVRTDGTQRQKLNDNMASYINVIGSKIYYINNSDRARIYVLDSQGERQLIGDSASALSVTGNFLFYINQSD; this is encoded by the coding sequence ATGAATAAGATAAAAATGTTGGTAATTACCTCAGCTGTTATACTTGGAACAAGTTGTACCGTTAAAGCTGTATTACCAGCAAATTCTATCGTAGTTGGAAGTAATGTTTATAATTTGACATATTTAACTACACATTCAGGTGTTATGCAGACAGTAAATGATGAGATAATGAATAATTTAGGTTCTATATATTACGTAGGTTCAGATGGAAATGCAATGGATATATTTACTGGCTCTACGGTAAGTGACAGCCAAATAGCCGCTAAATCAGGAAATACGCTGACTTATACCACTCAATATGGAACAACACAGAAAATACTTGCAGATGCCAGTGGAGAGTTTCAAACTCCAACAGATCAAAATTCTACTATGTATGCCATAGCTAATATAAATTATAAACAGCTTTCAGCAGGGTTTTATGTATTTAATTTTAAAATAAGTCAACTTACAGGGGTAAGTAATGCGGCATATTTTAGGGCAGCAAATAGCGGATTGGTATCTTTAACAGATACGGCAACCTATGTAGGTGCACTTTCTTCAGGAGATCAAATTCATATATATGCCAGTGATGGAATTACTGAACTGGCCTTTGGCACAATAGGGTTAAATACAAGCAGTGGCACAACAGGACAGCAGAATCTTAATATTACACTTACTTCCACAGTAGCAACAGATCCGGCAGACGAGTCAATTAAAGGCAATACTGCTGTAAATATAGTTAATACAGGAATTGCGGCAGTAGATGAAAACAATCAGTGGATTTATTACAGCAATACAGCGGATAAGAATAAGCTTTACAGGCAGAGTGTAACAGGCGCAGATAATTATGTTATAAGTGATGACAATGTAAAGTACATTAATGTAGTTGGAGACTGGGTATATTATAGTAATTATGATGATAATGGGGCAATTTACAAGGTGAGAACAGATGGTACCCAGAGGCAAAAATTAAATGATAATATGGCATCTTATATTAATGTAATCGGCAGTAAAATTTACTATATAAATAATTCTGACAGGGCGAGGATATATGTTCTTGATTCACAGGGAGAGAGACAGCTTATTGGGGATTCGGCATCTGCATTAAGTGTTACAGGAAATTTCTTATTTTATATAAATCAATCAGATTGA